From Rhododendron vialii isolate Sample 1 chromosome 10a, ASM3025357v1, the proteins below share one genomic window:
- the LOC131302761 gene encoding protein DMP8-like, whose translation MANISGELPAATATAAATATVTATNTADGAGKRLGAAMANGVQKTLSKTSDLANFLPTGTLLTFETLLPTFYRGGGHACTHVTTTMITALLSLCSLSCFVFHFTDSFRTPGPEGKAYYGFVTPYGLRVMPGSGVQAPTDERYKLRASDVVHAVMSALVFLAIAFSDRRVTDCLYPGHEKEMDEVTEGFPLMVGIACGALFLVFPKEPPRYGLGCMAI comes from the coding sequence ATGGCCAACATAAGCGGAGAACTCcccgccgccaccgccaccgccgccgccaccgccaccgtcACCGCCACCAATACCGCAGATGGCGCTGGGAAACGCCTCGGCGCCGCTATGGCGAATGGCGTCCAAAAAACGCTCTCCAAGACCTCAGACCTCGCCAACTTCCTCCCCACCGGCACCCTCCTCACCTTCGAAACCCTCCTCCCCACCTTCTACCGCGGCGGCGGCCACGCGTGCACCCACGTCACCACAACCATGATCACAGCCCTGCTCTCCCTGTGCTCGCTCTCCTGCTTCGTCTTTCACTTCACGGACAGCTTTCGCACACCGGGCCCGGAAGGGAAGGCCTACTACGGGTTCGTCACGCCCTACGGGCTGAGAGTCATGCCCGGTAGCGGAGTGCAGGCGCCTACCGACGAGAGGTACAAGCTCCGGGCTTCGGATGTCGTCCACGCTGTTATGTCGGCCCTGGTGTTCCTAGCCATAGCGTTTTCGGACCGCCGGGTCACGGATTGCTTGTACCCGGGTCATGAGAAGGAGATGGATGAGGTTACGGAAGGGTTTCCTTTGATGGTCGGGATTGCTTGTGGTGCGTTGTTTCTTGTGTTTCCTAAGGAGCCTCCTAGGTATGGCCTTGGGTGCATggctatttga